The Castor canadensis chromosome 8, mCasCan1.hap1v2, whole genome shotgun sequence genome contains a region encoding:
- the Ube2n gene encoding ubiquitin-conjugating enzyme E2 N, producing MAGLPRRIIKETQRLLAEPVPGIKAEPDESNARYFHVVIAGPQDSPFEGGTFKLELFLPEEYPMAAPKVRFMTKIYHPNVDKLGRICLDILKDKWSPALQIRTVLLSIQALLSAPNPDDPLANDVAEQWKTNEAQAIETARAWTRLYAMNNI from the exons gaAACCCAGCGTTTGCTGGCAGAACCAGTACCTGGTATTAAAGCAGAACCAGATGAGAGCAACGCCCGTTATTTTCATGTGGTCATTGCTGGTCCCCAGGATTCCCCGTTTGAGGGAGGGACTTTTAAACTTGAACTATTCCTCCCAGAAGAATACCCAATGGCAGCACCTAAAGTACGTTTCATGACCAAAATTTATCATCCTAATGTAGACAAGTTGGGAAGAATATGTTTAGATATTTTGAAAG ATAAgtggtccccagcactgcagatcCGCACAGTTCTGCTATCGATCCAGGCTTTGTTAAGTGCTCCTAATCCAGATGATCCATTAGCAAATGATGTAGCGGAGCAGTGGAAGACCAACGAAGCCCAAGCCATAGAAACAG CTAGAGCATGGACTAGGCTATATGCCATGAATAATATTTAA